One Antennarius striatus isolate MH-2024 chromosome 17, ASM4005453v1, whole genome shotgun sequence genomic window carries:
- the dlst gene encoding dihydrolipoyllysine-residue succinyltransferase component of 2-oxoglutarate dehydrogenase complex, mitochondrial, whose translation MLSHSRCLTRNFGRSFFAIRKGNNVLARQATAALSVSHPVTFNNNVKSNPGSSIFQIQYFRTSVTYRDEVVTVKTPAFAESVTEGDVRWEKAVGDTVAEDEVVCEIETDKTSVQVPSPAAGVIEELLVPDGEKVEGGTPLFKLRKGAGAPKSSESPKTEAPAAAAAPPQPSAAAASPPPPPPPPASAVGPIPTTMPPVPPVPAHAMDTKPVSAIKPTAAPAAQTEGGAKGARTETRVKMNRMRLRIAQRLKEAQNTCAMLTTFNEVDMSNISEMRKTYKDAFLKKHNIKLGFMSAFVKAAAYALADQPAVNGVIDDTTKEIVYRDYVDISVAVATPKGLVVPVIRNVEGMNFADIEKAINLLGEKARKNELAVEDMDGGTFTISNGGVFGSMFGTPIINPPQSAILGMHGIFDRPVAVGGKVEIRPMMYVALTYDHRLIDGREAVTFLRKIKSVVEDPRVLMLDM comes from the exons ATGTTATCCCATTCCCGGTGTCTCACCAGAAATTTTGGGCGTTCCTTCTTTGCCATCCGCAAG GGAAATAATGTGTTAGCTCGTCAAGCCACAGCAG CTCTGTCAGTCAGCCATCCTGTCACTTTTAACAACAATGT tAAATCTAATCCCGGGTCCAGCATCTTCCAAATCCAATATTTCAGGACATCTGTAACCTACA GAGATGAAGTGGTCACAGTTAAGACTCCTGCATTTGCAGAGTCTGTCACAGAGGGAGACGTGAGGTGGGAGAAAG CTGTTGGGGACACTGTCGCTGAGGACGAGGTGGTTTGCGAAATTGAGACTGATAAG ACATCAGTACAGGTTCCCTCTCCTGCCGCTGGTGTGATTGAGGAGCTTTTGGTTCCTGATGGCGAGAAGGTCGAGGGAGGCACCCCACTATTTAAGCTTCGAAAAGGAG CTGGTGCTCCCAAATCTTCAGAATCTCCAAAGACTGAggcccctgctgctgctgcagctccgccacagccttctgctgctgctgcttctcctcctccccctccccctccccctgctTCAGCTGTGGGCCCCATTCCCACCACTATGCCCCCTGTGCCACCTGTGCCAGCACATGCTATGGACACTAAACCAG TTTCAGCCATCAAACCTACTGCTGCTCCAGCAGCCCAAACTGAGGGTGGAGCTAAAGGTGCCAGGACAGAGACGAGG GTTAAGATGAATCGCATGAGGTTGAGAATTGCCCAGAGACTGAAGGAAGCCCAAAACACCTGTGCTATGTTGACGACCTTTAATGAGGTTGACATGAG CAACATCTCAGAGATGAGGAAGACTTATAAAGACGCCTTCCTAAAAAAGCACAACATTAAGTTGGGCTTCATGTCTGCGTTTGTAAAGGCAGCTGCCTACGCCCTGGCAGACCAACCTGCTGTCAATGGCG TAATTGATGACACAACAAAAGAGATAGTGTACAGAGACTATGTTGACATCAGTGTGGCCGTGGCCACGCCAAAG GGTCTGGTGGTCCCTGTCATCCGAAATGTGGAGGGAATGAATTTCGCAGATATTGAGAAGGCCATCAATTTGTTGGGTGAAAAG GCCAGAAAGAATGAGCTGGCTGTTGAAGACATGGATGGAGGAACATTCACCATCAGCAATGGTGGTGTGTTTGGATCCATGTTTGGAACTCCCATAATAAATCCACCACAGTCGGCTATATTAGGCATGCATGGCATCTTTGACAGGCCTGTTGCAGTCGGTGGCAAG gtggAGATCCGTCCCATGATGTACGTTGCCCTGACATATGATCATCGTCTGATTGATGGAAGAGAGGCCGTCACTTTCCTGCGTAAGATTAAGTCCGTGGTGGAGGACCCCAGGGTGCTGATGCTTGACATGTGA
- the prox2 gene encoding prospero homeobox protein 2 isoform X1: protein MLDFFCKACSRSLNRLYSVRMNLSHPDQSVHNSSEGCSEDDKPDVMLPCFRRSMYDEPLASYSNRSIISQLLRKTIHNKRSLDENHFYLSTSTAADSGQEDQSSVSSKDSTVEASSPSAHVPAGTSPEREHPINENLQAKRARVENIIRVMAGSPNSRPHEDCERSDTDARDTREAREAYRENKRKQRLPQHQEHSVGALVNRRSGSSSSENCNTKDEECHKLKEQLHSMQRLLHQLQEKFLQVYNQEDPEQNEGDETEDAIERDTMRESVASLSVRNEDVSEKGSRVFAECTDRMKVAGYVAQQRESQNLQEALKLELSRAVNDCVDRVFKTVFSTELDLSPQQHMCKSQEMQNSAIVDRKSQQASSNQEQPQPIEATVKPCSLEYYESSDTQSPEDQTEALSLVVRKPAVTSLSSVSPTVKRPYPVHQTPFQFNYSTPLHDSQILEHLLKYGPHSNFGGLPCVPPSRTSPDSVDLPWDTIAMRSKVTSSHLGHHPRALGPVSVDNLCLPHVKIECGELQSMAERNPYMSLNIQEGLTPSHLKKAKLMFFYTRYPSSNVLKTFFPDVKFNRCITSQLIKWFSNFREFYYIQMEKFARQAIVDGISDVKDVTVSRDAELFRALNMHYNKANDFHVPDRFLEVAEITLHEFYNAIAAAKDSDPSWKKAIYKVICKLDSDVPEEFKTSSYV from the exons ATGCTTG aTTTTTTCTGCAAAGCCTGCAGTCGAAGCCTCAACCGGCTTTATTCAGTGAGGATGAACCTCAGTCATCCCGATCAGAGCGTGCACAACTCCAGCGAAGGCTGTTCAGAAGACGATAAGCCTGACGTCATGTTGCCTTGCTTTCGCAGAAGCATGTATGATGAGCCTCTGGCTTCGTACTCCAACAGATCCATCATCTCCCAACTCCTCCGTAAGACAATCCACAACAAGAGGTCACTAGATGAAAACCACTTTTATCTTTCCACCTCGACTGCTGCAGACTCCGGCCAGGAGGACCAGAGCAGCGTCTCATCAAAGGATAGCACTGTGGAAGCTTCTTCTCCCAGTGCTCACGTACCTGCAGGAACCAGTCCAGAGAGAGAGCATCCCATAAATGAAAACCTGCAGGCTAAAAGGGCGAGAGTGGAGAACATTATCAGGGTGATGGCAGGCTCTCCCAACAGCAGGCCGCATGAAGACTGTGAGAGATCTGACACAGATGCCAGAGACACAAGAGAGGCCAGAGAAGCATACAGAGAGAACAAGCGTAAGCAGAGGCTGCCTCAGCACCAAGAACACAGTGTTGGAGCGCTGGTAAATAGAAGATCtggaagcagcagcagtgaaAACTGCAACACCAAGGACGAGGAGTGTCATAAGCTTAAAGAGCAGCTCCACAGCATGCAAAGGCTCCTGCATCAACTCCAGGAGAAGTTCCTTCAGGTTTATAATCAGGAAGACCCTGAACAGAATGAAGGAGACGAGACAGAAGATGCTATTGAACGTGACACCATGAGAGAAAGTGTAGCATCACTCAGTGTACGAAACGAAGATGTTTCTGAGAAGGGCAGCAGAGTGTTTGCAGAATGTACAGACAGAATGAAAGTAGCTGGTTATGTGGCACAACAAAGAGAGAGTCAGAATCTACAAGAGGCATTGAAGCTGGAGCTCTCCAGGGCTGTGAATGATTGTGTGGACAGGGTGTTCAAGACGGTGTTCTCCACCGAGTTGGACCTGTCCCCTCAGCAGCACATGTGCAAGTCGCAAGAGATGCAGAACAGCGCAATTGTTGACAGGAAGAGTCAACAGGCCAGTTCCAACCAGGAACAGCCCCAGCCTATCGAGGCTACAGTAAAACCTTGCTCTTTGGAGTATTATGAAAGCTCTGATACTCAAAGCCCAGAGGACCAGACAGAGGCACTGTCACTGGTGGTCCGCAAGCCAGCGGTGACCTCTCTGAGCTCTGTCTCCCCAACGGTGAAGAGGCCTTATCCTGTACACCAGACACCATTTCAGTTCAATTACAGCACCCCTCTGCATGACAGCCAGATCCTGGAGCATCTTCTTAAGTACGGGCCTCACTCCAACTTTGGGGGTCTCCCGTGTGTGCCACCATCAAGGACCTCCCCAGATTCTGTGGACCTCCCCTGGGACACCATTGCCATGAGGTCCAAGGTAACATCCAGCCACCTTGGCCACCACCCTCGTGCCCTGGGACCAGTGTCCGTCGACAATCTATGTCTTCCTCACGTCAAGATCGAGTGTGGAGAACTGCAAAGCATGGCTGAACGAAACCCTTATATGTCGCTCAAT ATCCAGGAGGGTCTCACCCCGAGTCACCTGAAGAAGGCGAAGCTGATGTTCTTCTACACCCGCTACCCCAGCTCCAACGTGTTGAAGACCTTCTTCCCTGAtgtcaag TTTAACCGCTGCATCACCTCCCAGCTGATCAAGTGGTTCAGCAACTTCAGGGAGTTCTACTACATCCAGATGGAGAAGTTTGCCCGCCAGGCCATCGTGGACGGCATCAGTGACGTCAAAGACGTTACGGTTAGCAGGGACGCGGAGCTGTTCCGGGCACTGAACATGCACTACAATAAAGCCAATGACTTCCAC GTTCCAGACAGATTCCTGGAGGTAGCTGAAATCACCCTCCATGAATTTTACAATGCCATTGCTGCAGCCAAAGATTCAGACCCTTCTTGGAAAAAGGCCATATACAAGGTGATCTGCAAACTGGACAGTGACGTCCCAGAGGAGTTCAAGACGTCTTCCTATGTATAG
- the prox2 gene encoding prospero homeobox protein 2 isoform X2, which yields MNLSHPDQSVHNSSEGCSEDDKPDVMLPCFRRSMYDEPLASYSNRSIISQLLRKTIHNKRSLDENHFYLSTSTAADSGQEDQSSVSSKDSTVEASSPSAHVPAGTSPEREHPINENLQAKRARVENIIRVMAGSPNSRPHEDCERSDTDARDTREAREAYRENKRKQRLPQHQEHSVGALVNRRSGSSSSENCNTKDEECHKLKEQLHSMQRLLHQLQEKFLQVYNQEDPEQNEGDETEDAIERDTMRESVASLSVRNEDVSEKGSRVFAECTDRMKVAGYVAQQRESQNLQEALKLELSRAVNDCVDRVFKTVFSTELDLSPQQHMCKSQEMQNSAIVDRKSQQASSNQEQPQPIEATVKPCSLEYYESSDTQSPEDQTEALSLVVRKPAVTSLSSVSPTVKRPYPVHQTPFQFNYSTPLHDSQILEHLLKYGPHSNFGGLPCVPPSRTSPDSVDLPWDTIAMRSKVTSSHLGHHPRALGPVSVDNLCLPHVKIECGELQSMAERNPYMSLNIQEGLTPSHLKKAKLMFFYTRYPSSNVLKTFFPDVKFNRCITSQLIKWFSNFREFYYIQMEKFARQAIVDGISDVKDVTVSRDAELFRALNMHYNKANDFHVPDRFLEVAEITLHEFYNAIAAAKDSDPSWKKAIYKVICKLDSDVPEEFKTSSYV from the exons ATGAACCTCAGTCATCCCGATCAGAGCGTGCACAACTCCAGCGAAGGCTGTTCAGAAGACGATAAGCCTGACGTCATGTTGCCTTGCTTTCGCAGAAGCATGTATGATGAGCCTCTGGCTTCGTACTCCAACAGATCCATCATCTCCCAACTCCTCCGTAAGACAATCCACAACAAGAGGTCACTAGATGAAAACCACTTTTATCTTTCCACCTCGACTGCTGCAGACTCCGGCCAGGAGGACCAGAGCAGCGTCTCATCAAAGGATAGCACTGTGGAAGCTTCTTCTCCCAGTGCTCACGTACCTGCAGGAACCAGTCCAGAGAGAGAGCATCCCATAAATGAAAACCTGCAGGCTAAAAGGGCGAGAGTGGAGAACATTATCAGGGTGATGGCAGGCTCTCCCAACAGCAGGCCGCATGAAGACTGTGAGAGATCTGACACAGATGCCAGAGACACAAGAGAGGCCAGAGAAGCATACAGAGAGAACAAGCGTAAGCAGAGGCTGCCTCAGCACCAAGAACACAGTGTTGGAGCGCTGGTAAATAGAAGATCtggaagcagcagcagtgaaAACTGCAACACCAAGGACGAGGAGTGTCATAAGCTTAAAGAGCAGCTCCACAGCATGCAAAGGCTCCTGCATCAACTCCAGGAGAAGTTCCTTCAGGTTTATAATCAGGAAGACCCTGAACAGAATGAAGGAGACGAGACAGAAGATGCTATTGAACGTGACACCATGAGAGAAAGTGTAGCATCACTCAGTGTACGAAACGAAGATGTTTCTGAGAAGGGCAGCAGAGTGTTTGCAGAATGTACAGACAGAATGAAAGTAGCTGGTTATGTGGCACAACAAAGAGAGAGTCAGAATCTACAAGAGGCATTGAAGCTGGAGCTCTCCAGGGCTGTGAATGATTGTGTGGACAGGGTGTTCAAGACGGTGTTCTCCACCGAGTTGGACCTGTCCCCTCAGCAGCACATGTGCAAGTCGCAAGAGATGCAGAACAGCGCAATTGTTGACAGGAAGAGTCAACAGGCCAGTTCCAACCAGGAACAGCCCCAGCCTATCGAGGCTACAGTAAAACCTTGCTCTTTGGAGTATTATGAAAGCTCTGATACTCAAAGCCCAGAGGACCAGACAGAGGCACTGTCACTGGTGGTCCGCAAGCCAGCGGTGACCTCTCTGAGCTCTGTCTCCCCAACGGTGAAGAGGCCTTATCCTGTACACCAGACACCATTTCAGTTCAATTACAGCACCCCTCTGCATGACAGCCAGATCCTGGAGCATCTTCTTAAGTACGGGCCTCACTCCAACTTTGGGGGTCTCCCGTGTGTGCCACCATCAAGGACCTCCCCAGATTCTGTGGACCTCCCCTGGGACACCATTGCCATGAGGTCCAAGGTAACATCCAGCCACCTTGGCCACCACCCTCGTGCCCTGGGACCAGTGTCCGTCGACAATCTATGTCTTCCTCACGTCAAGATCGAGTGTGGAGAACTGCAAAGCATGGCTGAACGAAACCCTTATATGTCGCTCAAT ATCCAGGAGGGTCTCACCCCGAGTCACCTGAAGAAGGCGAAGCTGATGTTCTTCTACACCCGCTACCCCAGCTCCAACGTGTTGAAGACCTTCTTCCCTGAtgtcaag TTTAACCGCTGCATCACCTCCCAGCTGATCAAGTGGTTCAGCAACTTCAGGGAGTTCTACTACATCCAGATGGAGAAGTTTGCCCGCCAGGCCATCGTGGACGGCATCAGTGACGTCAAAGACGTTACGGTTAGCAGGGACGCGGAGCTGTTCCGGGCACTGAACATGCACTACAATAAAGCCAATGACTTCCAC GTTCCAGACAGATTCCTGGAGGTAGCTGAAATCACCCTCCATGAATTTTACAATGCCATTGCTGCAGCCAAAGATTCAGACCCTTCTTGGAAAAAGGCCATATACAAGGTGATCTGCAAACTGGACAGTGACGTCCCAGAGGAGTTCAAGACGTCTTCCTATGTATAG